One Mycobacterium marseillense DNA window includes the following coding sequences:
- a CDS encoding leucyl aminopeptidase has protein sequence MSNEPGYASPAVSVASSLPRRATASTVLIVPVVSTGDDDKPGAAVASAEPFLSSGAIAEIESGLRALEATGGADQVHRLVVPSLPVSSVLTIGLGKPRPEWPADTVRRAAGVAARSLGNTAAVLTTLGELPGEGVASAAVEGLILGSYRFTDFRSPKTAPKDKGLGKITVLATAKDAKKDAAHGAAVATAVATARDFVNTPPSHLFPDEFAKRARALGESVGLEVEVLDDKALQKGGYGGIIGVGQGSSRPPRLVRLTHRGSKLAKRSKQAKRVALVGKGVTFDTGGISIKPAAGMHHMTSDMGGAAAVIATVALAAQLQLPIDVIATVPMAENMPSATAQRPGDVLTQYGGITVEVQNTDAEGRLILADAIVRACEDDPDYLIETSTLTGAQTVALGSRIPGVMGSDEFRDRVAAISQRVGENGWPMPLPDELKEDLKSTVADLSNISGQRFAGMLVAGVFLREFVADGVGWAHIDVAGPAYNTGGPWGYSPKGATGVPVRTMFAVLEDICENG, from the coding sequence ATGAGCAACGAACCCGGTTACGCCTCCCCCGCTGTCAGTGTCGCCTCCTCGCTGCCCCGGCGCGCCACCGCGTCCACCGTGCTGATCGTGCCCGTCGTCTCCACGGGCGACGACGACAAGCCGGGCGCGGCCGTCGCTTCGGCCGAGCCGTTCCTGTCCTCGGGCGCGATCGCCGAGATCGAATCCGGGCTGCGCGCCCTGGAGGCCACCGGCGGCGCCGACCAGGTGCACCGGCTGGTGGTGCCGTCGCTGCCGGTGTCCAGCGTGCTGACGATCGGCCTGGGCAAGCCGCGACCTGAGTGGCCGGCCGACACGGTCCGCCGCGCCGCCGGTGTGGCCGCGCGCTCGCTCGGCAACACCGCGGCCGTGCTCACCACGCTCGGCGAGCTGCCCGGGGAGGGCGTCGCCTCGGCCGCCGTCGAAGGCCTGATCCTGGGCAGCTACCGATTCACCGATTTCCGCAGCCCCAAGACCGCGCCCAAAGATAAAGGGCTGGGCAAGATCACGGTGCTCGCGACCGCTAAGGACGCCAAGAAGGACGCCGCGCACGGTGCGGCCGTCGCAACGGCCGTCGCCACCGCGCGCGACTTCGTCAACACCCCGCCGAGCCACCTGTTTCCTGACGAATTCGCCAAGCGCGCAAGGGCTTTGGGCGAGTCGGTGGGCCTCGAGGTGGAGGTGCTCGACGACAAGGCGCTGCAGAAGGGCGGCTACGGCGGGATCATCGGTGTCGGCCAGGGGTCGTCGCGGCCGCCGCGGCTGGTGCGGCTGACCCATCGGGGTTCGAAGCTGGCCAAGCGGTCCAAGCAGGCGAAGCGAGTCGCCCTGGTGGGCAAGGGCGTCACGTTCGACACCGGCGGCATCTCGATCAAGCCGGCGGCCGGGATGCACCATATGACCTCGGATATGGGCGGGGCCGCGGCGGTTATCGCGACCGTCGCGCTGGCCGCGCAGTTGCAGCTGCCCATCGACGTGATCGCGACCGTGCCGATGGCCGAAAACATGCCCTCGGCGACGGCCCAGCGCCCCGGTGACGTGCTGACGCAGTACGGCGGCATCACCGTCGAGGTGCAGAACACCGACGCCGAGGGCCGGCTGATTCTGGCCGACGCCATCGTGCGCGCGTGCGAGGACGACCCGGACTATCTGATCGAGACGTCCACGCTGACCGGCGCGCAGACGGTGGCGCTGGGCAGCCGGATTCCCGGCGTGATGGGCAGCGACGAGTTCCGCGACCGCGTGGCCGCGATCTCGCAGCGGGTGGGCGAAAACGGTTGGCCGATGCCGCTTCCCGACGAACTCAAGGAAGACCTGAAGTCCACGGTGGCCGACCTGTCGAACATCAGCGGGCAGCGCTTCGCCGGCATGCTGGTCGCGGGCGTGTTCCTGCGCGAGTTCGTCGCCGACGGCGTGGGGTGGGCACACATCGACGTGGCCGGGCCGGCCTACAACACCGGCGGACCGTGGGGGTATTCGCCCAAGGGCGCCACGGGTGTGCCGGTCCGCACCATGTTCGCGGTGCTCGAGGACATCTGCGAAAACGGCTAG